In Alicyclobacillus macrosporangiidus CPP55, a single window of DNA contains:
- a CDS encoding IS1380 family transposase, translated as MRFIIEESDEVIVTHSGMTLVGLLLDKTTLGERLNRTRLSGMGKPDISNRDVAYSYIGLLCQGKTDFDHIEAFRDDEFFTIALQMDSVPSSPTLRQRLDMAAGKAGWESILLEESANLLRTLNVTLHPIVLGESSKRRAYIPLDLDVSPFDNSGTKKEGVSRTYKGHDGYAPIFAYLGQEGYVVNVQLREGSTHVQKDTAAFLRKSIQYAKQISALPLLVRMDAGNDSAENLAVCRSQDSRAEFIIKRNLRKESPQAWLVTAQQHGVCHEPRPGKKVYHGSLMCPVKGLSEPVRMVFEVIERTTMADGQTLLVPDIEVDAYWTSLPDDPDVIIRLYHDHAVMEQFHSEIKTDLDAERLPSGKFATNNLVLHFVCMAYNLLRVIGQESLKRNDAPLRKKAERRRIRTVIQNLMTLAAKLVRHARQSKLKLGHGNRWFPVFRRLYLTFV; from the coding sequence TTGCGCTTTATCATCGAAGAATCCGACGAAGTCATTGTCACACATTCTGGAATGACCCTTGTCGGTTTATTGCTGGACAAAACCACTCTCGGTGAACGCCTGAATCGGACTCGCCTGTCAGGCATGGGAAAACCAGACATTTCAAACCGTGATGTGGCGTACTCATACATCGGCCTGCTTTGTCAAGGCAAGACGGACTTTGACCACATCGAAGCCTTTCGTGATGACGAGTTTTTCACGATCGCACTACAGATGGACAGCGTGCCTTCGAGCCCAACGCTGCGCCAGCGTTTGGATATGGCCGCCGGAAAGGCCGGCTGGGAGAGTATTTTACTCGAAGAGTCCGCAAACCTCTTGAGAACCCTGAATGTTACACTGCATCCGATTGTGCTGGGTGAGTCATCGAAACGCCGGGCTTACATTCCCCTGGACCTTGACGTGAGCCCATTTGATAACTCGGGAACGAAAAAAGAAGGCGTCTCCCGCACGTACAAAGGCCACGATGGATACGCCCCAATCTTTGCTTACCTCGGCCAAGAGGGCTATGTGGTCAATGTTCAGCTGCGTGAAGGCAGTACCCATGTTCAAAAGGATACAGCGGCCTTCTTGCGCAAGAGTATTCAGTACGCAAAGCAGATTTCAGCCCTTCCGCTGCTCGTTCGCATGGATGCCGGAAATGACAGTGCAGAAAACCTTGCCGTGTGTCGTTCTCAGGACAGCAGGGCCGAGTTCATTATCAAACGGAATCTGCGAAAGGAAAGCCCCCAGGCCTGGCTCGTGACCGCCCAGCAGCACGGTGTATGCCACGAACCTCGGCCAGGCAAGAAAGTGTATCACGGTTCGCTGATGTGCCCGGTCAAGGGCCTGTCGGAACCAGTTCGGATGGTATTCGAAGTCATCGAACGGACCACCATGGCCGACGGGCAAACCCTGTTGGTCCCAGACATCGAGGTCGACGCCTACTGGACCTCACTGCCCGACGACCCAGATGTGATCATTCGTCTGTACCATGACCACGCCGTGATGGAACAGTTCCACAGCGAAATCAAGACGGATCTGGACGCTGAACGGTTACCGTCAGGCAAGTTCGCAACCAACAACCTGGTACTGCATTTTGTATGCATGGCTTACAACTTGCTGAGGGTGATTGGCCAGGAAAGCCTAAAACGCAACGATGCACCTCTGCGTAAGAAGGCAGAACGTCGTCGTATCCGGACGGTGATTCAGAACTTGATGACCTTGGCTGCGAAACTAGTCCGACATGCCAGGCAGAGCAAACTGAAGTTGGGGCATGGGAACCGATGGTTCCCTGTGTTTCGCCGTTTGTATTTGACCTTCGTATAA
- a CDS encoding Lrp/AsnC family transcriptional regulator translates to MSFELKSILDEVSWRILIELQNDARLSYSELGRRLNMSAPAVAERVRRLEEDGIITGYPESVTSRCKNY, encoded by the coding sequence GTGAGTTTCGAATTGAAAAGTATACTTGATGAGGTGAGTTGGAGAATTTTAATTGAGCTTCAGAATGATGCCCGTTTGTCGTACAGCGAACTGGGGCGACGCCTCAATATGTCGGCGCCGGCCGTTGCGGAACGTGTAAGGAGATTGGAGGAAGATGGGATTATTACCGGATATCCTGAATCCGTGACAAGCAGGTGTAAAAACTACTGA
- a CDS encoding MFS transporter encodes MAQQLEHASEEYMTQNTVALLWPAVTLLIGIFAIGMDELVISPLLIDVSNTFHSSLSVTALSVSIYGLTIAISAPIVSPLGDQIPRRTLMLGTLVGFIVASAVCAVAPNMLVLLIGRALSGMAAGAFVPSAYAYVGDSVPFTHRGRVMGVVLSGWAAALVIGVPFGGWVGGQLGWRATFVSIAILAVVATCLMFRLPQVHAVTDSSVQAREHQSFMQACWKVVQIPGVLPLVFVTFCDMFGFYGAYTFLGSFVRSSQHFGTAAAGELIIPYGIGFALSPLTGRFADRFGHRRSLLIALFLLAAVLTSLPHLGQSVLFLTPVLLVWGIGQSTALTTLSTLLTEASQEHRGQVMGLYSFATNMAVALGSSLMGSIYTMYGYVSVGMVCAVISLIGAVLTITLRDN; translated from the coding sequence GTGGCTCAACAACTAGAACATGCTTCAGAAGAATACATGACACAGAATACAGTTGCACTGTTATGGCCTGCGGTGACATTGCTCATTGGAATTTTTGCTATCGGCATGGACGAGTTGGTGATTTCACCATTGCTGATTGATGTGTCAAACACGTTCCACAGTTCATTAAGCGTCACGGCGCTATCGGTGAGCATCTACGGTCTCACGATTGCCATTTCTGCACCCATTGTTTCTCCACTTGGTGACCAAATCCCACGCCGTACACTAATGTTGGGTACATTGGTTGGATTCATTGTGGCCTCAGCAGTTTGTGCTGTTGCGCCCAACATGCTCGTTCTGCTTATCGGAAGAGCATTGTCCGGGATGGCGGCAGGTGCCTTTGTTCCGTCTGCATACGCATACGTAGGTGATAGCGTCCCCTTTACGCATCGGGGAAGAGTTATGGGTGTGGTACTGTCTGGTTGGGCGGCGGCACTGGTGATCGGTGTGCCCTTCGGTGGATGGGTTGGCGGACAATTGGGATGGAGAGCTACCTTTGTCTCAATTGCCATTCTCGCTGTAGTTGCCACATGCCTCATGTTTCGCCTTCCGCAAGTTCATGCGGTCACAGATTCAAGTGTTCAGGCACGGGAACATCAGAGTTTTATGCAAGCCTGTTGGAAAGTGGTTCAAATACCCGGCGTTTTGCCACTCGTATTTGTGACATTCTGCGATATGTTCGGCTTTTATGGGGCCTATACCTTTTTGGGGAGTTTCGTTCGCTCCTCACAACACTTTGGAACGGCAGCAGCCGGTGAACTTATCATACCATACGGAATCGGGTTTGCTTTGAGCCCCTTGACGGGTCGTTTCGCCGACCGCTTTGGTCACCGCAGGTCACTGCTTATCGCACTGTTCCTATTGGCAGCCGTTTTAACCTCACTTCCGCATCTAGGTCAGAGTGTCCTCTTTCTGACGCCGGTGCTCCTTGTCTGGGGTATTGGACAAAGCACTGCCTTGACGACCCTAAGTACACTTTTAACCGAAGCCTCCCAGGAACATCGTGGACAGGTGATGGGGTTATACAGTTTCGCAACCAACATGGCGGTGGCTTTGGGCTCCTCGCTGATGGGATCCATTTACACAATGTACGGATATGTATCTGTCGGCATGGTCTGTGCGGTCATCTCACTGATAGGGGCCGTATTAACAATTACTTTGCGAGACAATTGA
- a CDS encoding nucleotidyltransferase domain-containing protein: MIEWDLWVNRLRKVEPSAVAILLFGSRALGNEGPYSDVDLRVITAREPEVRDRIYFEEYGGRLVHFSIGSRSISELMRLCQDPERWAWMKPTYTSAKVLWDSTGIFDVLNQIIEANTPKRYPYVEDLQYALETLVEYVTKVKNAHAAADFARAAYFAQKVGEYAWRTCRTYSESPRLMAGESQAFEDRLEIGKDIPGYVENIEVCLGLRPHTRTIDDILFASVRLAVGVVDWIHTVAPRLEISVPSLNYLIWGRFDNTFCRTCEYLGKRYLEERCGVDEFPPHQQLGRTRTRSIGYMHISGRIPSPTRNRRQRTKLYCPKAV, from the coding sequence ATGATTGAATGGGATCTGTGGGTGAATCGCCTAAGAAAAGTGGAACCATCCGCCGTGGCGATATTGTTGTTCGGTAGCCGAGCCCTCGGAAACGAGGGTCCGTATAGCGATGTGGATCTTCGAGTGATTACGGCTCGTGAGCCTGAGGTACGTGACCGAATCTATTTCGAGGAGTATGGTGGACGGCTTGTCCATTTTTCCATCGGCAGCCGGTCTATTTCTGAGTTGATGCGTCTTTGCCAGGACCCTGAGCGTTGGGCATGGATGAAACCGACTTATACCTCGGCCAAAGTGTTGTGGGACTCCACTGGGATCTTCGATGTGTTGAATCAGATCATCGAGGCGAACACGCCGAAGCGTTATCCCTACGTGGAAGACTTACAGTATGCTCTCGAGACCCTTGTCGAGTACGTTACGAAGGTAAAAAACGCTCATGCTGCGGCGGATTTCGCTCGTGCAGCCTATTTCGCCCAGAAGGTCGGCGAGTACGCATGGCGCACATGCCGAACATATAGTGAATCTCCACGTCTCATGGCTGGGGAGTCCCAAGCATTTGAGGACCGACTTGAGATTGGGAAAGATATTCCTGGATATGTCGAAAACATCGAGGTTTGTCTAGGATTACGGCCACACACCCGAACCATCGACGACATTCTATTCGCCAGTGTCAGACTTGCTGTGGGGGTAGTGGACTGGATTCACACAGTGGCTCCACGTCTAGAGATCTCCGTTCCCTCCTTGAATTACTTGATTTGGGGAAGATTCGACAATACCTTCTGCAGGACATGTGAATATCTTGGGAAGAGGTATCTTGAAGAGCGGTGCGGAGTCGACGAATTCCCTCCTCATCAGCAACTTGGGCGAACTCGCACAAGGTCAATCGGATATATGCACATATCCGGGAGAATTCCTTCGCCTACACGTAATAGGAGACAGCGAACGAAACTATATTGCCCAAAGGCTGTATAA
- a CDS encoding cupin domain-containing protein, translating into MKISKETADHYIWGEVCDGWHLSKGEDLSVIHEKMPPGTEEVRHYHERSRQFFFVLSGTATLEVNGQIETLSAHEGVEVPPGIPHQMMNRTDGDVEFLVISHPTSRGDRILL; encoded by the coding sequence ATGAAGATTAGCAAGGAGACGGCCGACCACTACATCTGGGGAGAGGTGTGTGATGGTTGGCACCTGTCAAAAGGTGAGGACCTGAGTGTCATTCATGAAAAGATGCCGCCGGGCACCGAAGAAGTTCGGCACTATCACGAGCGGTCTCGGCAATTTTTCTTTGTGTTATCCGGGACGGCCACACTTGAGGTAAATGGGCAAATTGAGACATTATCGGCTCACGAAGGAGTCGAGGTTCCTCCGGGGATTCCACATCAAATGATGAATCGAACGGATGGGGACGTGGAGTTTCTTGTGATTTCACATCCGACGAGTCGAGGAGATCGAATCCTGCTTTAA
- a CDS encoding DUF4062 domain-containing protein codes for MRQRVFISSVISGYEHYRQAVADSVDYLDRHGLSLQPWRMEVDKPAPNNEPQTACLHEVKACPIYILLVGPRYGFVNPASGISATHEEFRTAVTDPTKTILVFVEESDVEWDEEQKAFLQEVGDYVKGRFYRKFTNAFHLQLEVERAFRELFATGEWAPEVWKIRELIQEESKRLAMPDRYMSLIASPSVRNRNAVQLNSDLEKLLLQSPEMTEPRLLELGSWNSDCRVSTDWIEATSLLPSPQSHNPWAILRVYRTGHVLLSTITVFTDISGHLELLGAKLQKTLWSFLHVVRSLWDKYQVIGNLGLDLGFHTKEHSRIEPDFVKTDGMAFKREMRDLQFR; via the coding sequence ATGAGACAACGTGTCTTTATTAGTAGTGTTATTTCCGGTTACGAACATTATCGCCAAGCAGTTGCTGATTCTGTAGATTACCTGGATCGACACGGGTTGTCCTTGCAGCCTTGGCGCATGGAAGTAGACAAGCCTGCACCAAACAATGAACCGCAGACTGCCTGCTTACATGAGGTGAAAGCTTGTCCTATTTACATCCTGTTAGTGGGACCACGATACGGATTCGTAAACCCCGCCTCGGGAATTTCTGCGACACATGAAGAGTTTCGAACTGCTGTCACGGATCCCACAAAAACGATACTCGTGTTCGTGGAAGAGTCAGACGTAGAATGGGACGAGGAGCAAAAGGCGTTCCTCCAAGAAGTTGGGGATTACGTTAAAGGTCGGTTCTATAGAAAGTTCACCAATGCATTCCACCTGCAATTGGAGGTTGAACGGGCATTTCGGGAATTGTTCGCTACTGGAGAATGGGCACCAGAAGTGTGGAAAATACGTGAGTTGATTCAGGAAGAGAGCAAACGGCTTGCTATGCCAGACAGATACATGTCGTTGATTGCATCTCCATCGGTACGAAATCGAAATGCAGTACAACTCAACAGTGATTTGGAAAAACTACTTCTCCAATCGCCGGAGATGACTGAACCCCGTCTGTTAGAACTTGGGTCTTGGAATTCGGATTGTCGGGTCTCTACGGATTGGATTGAAGCCACAAGCCTCCTTCCATCTCCACAATCACACAATCCTTGGGCGATATTGAGGGTTTATCGCACCGGGCATGTTCTCCTCAGCACCATCACCGTATTTACGGACATTTCGGGGCATCTTGAATTGCTTGGTGCGAAACTCCAGAAGACCTTATGGAGTTTCCTTCATGTCGTCCGCAGTTTGTGGGATAAATATCAGGTTATTGGCAATCTAGGACTTGATCTTGGCTTTCATACGAAAGAGCATTCCCGTATTGAACCCGACTTTGTCAAGACAGATGGGATGGCTTTTAAGAGAGAAATGAGAGACTTGCAATTCAGATAA
- a CDS encoding restriction endonuclease, which yields MLKTLSMDKHQIAGEIGLAFSGLVKSLPVAQYSQTIVGAARRKVYHRLMQQHYRFKSLLAGSRLLSTPAATLLMQQREPEFELIAQRWRLWMDDFLSSTGGHLNATINAFPLAATELLGRCLSMAPLLLPRPSECIYLEDGECGVDWSLYYRQLSAMLDDMEDDIKSLRRHFEQVLPKMSWPPFDEELATAREALASRLTQTDYTHVPFTVSNLLPYVRQVHASNAPFLWRDILAAMGHDSIEVTDRTGDGNKDLVSTFQGETYYTQVKTVGNPIGEEAVRQFASTCRTYQVKRGYYVTTFRYARDAQYGQWPQLAPQRKSELRDMYGVGATYKAHLQDEIMQQPRIAHIELVDAQALAGYAVKYRLGSTPSGYIDTNYWGNLAAPGFRKANPKLSLTLPSTL from the coding sequence GTGCTCAAAACCCTTTCTATGGACAAGCATCAAATTGCCGGCGAAATAGGTCTTGCCTTTTCGGGGTTGGTTAAGTCGTTACCCGTCGCACAATACTCACAGACCATAGTAGGAGCTGCCCGCCGTAAGGTGTACCATCGACTGATGCAACAGCATTACAGGTTCAAGTCCTTGTTGGCGGGTTCTCGCCTTTTGTCGACCCCAGCAGCGACTCTACTCATGCAACAGCGGGAACCAGAATTCGAGCTAATTGCCCAGCGGTGGAGGCTGTGGATGGATGATTTTCTCTCTTCGACCGGGGGACATCTGAATGCAACCATCAATGCCTTCCCGCTGGCGGCCACAGAATTACTGGGACGGTGCCTGTCTATGGCGCCCCTTCTGCTGCCTAGGCCAAGCGAATGCATCTATCTCGAGGATGGCGAATGTGGCGTTGACTGGTCATTGTACTACCGGCAATTATCAGCCATGCTGGACGACATGGAAGACGATATAAAGTCCTTGCGTCGTCATTTCGAGCAGGTGCTTCCCAAAATGTCATGGCCGCCCTTTGATGAAGAGCTGGCCACCGCTAGAGAAGCCCTGGCGTCCAGACTGACCCAGACGGATTACACTCATGTTCCGTTCACAGTATCGAACCTGTTGCCATATGTCCGGCAAGTGCATGCAAGCAACGCTCCGTTTCTCTGGCGTGACATCCTGGCTGCGATGGGCCACGACTCCATCGAAGTGACGGATCGGACAGGAGACGGTAACAAAGACTTGGTATCCACCTTTCAAGGTGAGACTTACTACACGCAGGTGAAAACAGTTGGAAACCCAATTGGTGAGGAGGCGGTACGTCAGTTCGCATCCACGTGCCGCACGTACCAGGTGAAACGAGGGTACTACGTGACGACTTTCAGATATGCTCGTGATGCCCAGTATGGACAGTGGCCCCAACTGGCGCCGCAGCGAAAGTCAGAACTCAGAGACATGTATGGCGTTGGTGCCACCTATAAGGCGCATCTCCAAGACGAGATCATGCAACAGCCACGCATTGCACATATCGAGCTGGTCGACGCACAGGCGCTTGCAGGTTATGCCGTGAAATATCGATTGGGGTCGACTCCGAGCGGGTATATAGACACCAATTACTGGGGCAACCTAGCCGCTCCTGGCTTTCGTAAGGCCAACCCGAAACTGTCACTTACTTTGCCCTCCACCCTGTAA
- a CDS encoding SDR family oxidoreductase, which translates to MMAAGRMDPIDLTGKRVVVTGASSGLGLAMTEALLRAGASVAMASRPGAKLDTEVERLVAAGYDAYKLPLDVRSEESVSDAVTWVQEKWGRLDVLVNNAGIGMRTVNPRFMIEPLPFFEVTPDGFRNVIDTNLTGYFLVARGFAPMMVKQRHGKIINISMNHETMRRRGFVPYGPSRAGAESLSYIMAEDLLPYGVTVNILLPGGATDTGMIPEELKAQIKVPLLRPEVMAESIVFLASEQSDGITGERIVATEFSQWYAIRFHDHTP; encoded by the coding sequence ATGATGGCGGCGGGCAGGATGGATCCAATTGATTTGACTGGCAAACGTGTCGTCGTGACCGGTGCGTCGAGTGGACTGGGGCTTGCTATGACGGAAGCTTTGCTTCGGGCTGGAGCGTCTGTCGCCATGGCGTCTCGACCGGGGGCGAAACTGGACACGGAAGTAGAACGGCTTGTGGCGGCTGGATACGATGCGTACAAGCTGCCGCTGGACGTACGATCAGAAGAGTCAGTGAGCGATGCGGTGACTTGGGTTCAGGAGAAGTGGGGCAGGTTGGACGTGCTCGTCAACAATGCGGGGATCGGGATGAGGACGGTAAATCCCCGGTTCATGATCGAACCTCTGCCGTTTTTTGAAGTGACGCCGGATGGCTTCCGCAATGTGATTGACACGAACCTCACAGGGTACTTCCTTGTGGCCCGTGGTTTCGCACCGATGATGGTGAAGCAGCGTCATGGAAAGATCATCAACATCTCCATGAATCACGAGACGATGCGCCGTCGAGGTTTTGTGCCGTATGGACCGTCTCGAGCCGGGGCGGAATCCTTGTCGTACATCATGGCGGAGGACTTGCTGCCGTATGGAGTCACGGTGAACATCTTGTTACCGGGCGGTGCCACGGATACCGGGATGATTCCTGAAGAACTGAAGGCGCAGATCAAGGTTCCGCTGCTACGTCCGGAAGTGATGGCGGAATCGATCGTTTTCTTGGCGTCGGAACAATCAGATGGGATCACAGGTGAGCGGATTGTCGCAACGGAGTTTTCTCAGTGGTACGCTATTCGCTTTCACGATCACACTCCGTAA
- a CDS encoding hydrolase, with protein sequence MANLERLNPHTTALVVIDLQNSVVALNGVPYSTKEVVRNAVRLVNVFREKGAFVVLVRVASKDGKDMLRPNADEAPRWGSGDRPKDASEIVPEIGVTDHDHVVTKHQWGAFYGTDLDLQLRRRGIDTIVLCGIATGYGVDTTAREAYQHGYNQVFAVDAMTGLSQEEHDYVLKQIFPRIGRSRTVDEIIDALSK encoded by the coding sequence GTGGCTAATCTCGAACGCTTGAACCCCCACACAACGGCGCTCGTCGTGATTGATCTGCAAAACAGCGTTGTGGCACTCAACGGGGTGCCGTATTCGACGAAGGAAGTTGTTCGCAACGCAGTGAGACTGGTTAATGTGTTCCGGGAGAAGGGGGCGTTCGTGGTCTTGGTGCGAGTGGCATCCAAGGACGGCAAGGATATGCTCAGGCCCAATGCGGATGAGGCGCCACGTTGGGGATCTGGTGATCGGCCAAAGGATGCGTCTGAAATCGTCCCGGAAATCGGCGTGACCGACCATGATCATGTGGTGACCAAACATCAATGGGGCGCCTTCTATGGGACGGACTTGGATCTTCAGCTGCGCAGAAGGGGTATCGATACGATTGTACTTTGCGGTATTGCCACGGGATATGGCGTGGACACCACAGCACGAGAAGCCTACCAACACGGCTACAATCAGGTGTTTGCTGTCGACGCCATGACCGGATTGAGTCAGGAAGAGCATGACTACGTGTTAAAGCAAATTTTCCCGAGGATCGGACGATCCCGGACGGTGGACGAAATCATCGACGCATTATCGAAATGA
- a CDS encoding acetamidase/formamidase family protein, which yields MKIYAGGGLKVELRKCSETVFVNTFTDGVLDPSRPMLGPVRDGGHIVANTTPGCWGPMITPALRGGHEVTQPVYVEGAEVGDAIAIRIKSIQVTSIATASGNDQTVEGSFLGDPFCAAKCPECGTMYPETRIEGIGPSAIRCANCGADAAPFKFTNGYTVAFDANRKFGVTLPREAAERIARNGRTFMAIPPNSIQNPIVTFAPHDIVGAVTRLRPFLGQIGTTPSRPLPDSHNAGDFGFFLVGAPHQFAVTQEELNEAKTDGHMDISRVREGAILICPVKVPGGGVYVGDMHALQGDGEIAGHTCDVSGIVTLQVHVIKGLNIDGPILLPNEEDLPYLAKPLTEEEKRLALEEGKKWGLTEIEETAPVSFVGTGENLNVATDNALERAARLLGMTVPEVKNRATITGSIEIGRHPGVVTATFLAPVDRLEKLGIMDYVREQYRI from the coding sequence ATGAAGATATATGCGGGAGGTGGCTTAAAGGTGGAGCTGCGAAAGTGTAGTGAAACGGTTTTCGTGAACACATTTACGGATGGGGTGCTCGACCCTTCTAGGCCCATGCTCGGTCCTGTCCGAGATGGAGGGCACATTGTGGCCAATACCACTCCGGGGTGTTGGGGACCAATGATTACCCCGGCCCTTCGTGGCGGCCATGAAGTAACCCAACCGGTGTATGTCGAAGGTGCAGAGGTCGGGGACGCAATTGCCATTCGCATCAAGTCGATCCAAGTCACATCCATCGCAACAGCGTCGGGCAACGACCAAACGGTGGAAGGCAGCTTCTTAGGTGATCCGTTCTGTGCTGCCAAGTGCCCAGAATGCGGGACCATGTATCCCGAAACACGGATTGAAGGTATCGGACCTTCGGCCATTCGTTGCGCCAACTGCGGTGCAGACGCCGCTCCCTTCAAGTTCACAAACGGGTACACGGTTGCCTTTGATGCGAACCGAAAGTTCGGCGTCACACTGCCAAGAGAGGCGGCCGAACGCATTGCCCGTAACGGACGAACGTTCATGGCCATTCCGCCGAACTCGATTCAGAATCCGATTGTCACATTCGCTCCGCATGACATTGTGGGCGCCGTCACGAGGTTGCGGCCGTTCCTCGGACAAATTGGCACCACGCCTTCACGGCCGCTCCCCGATTCGCACAACGCTGGCGATTTCGGTTTCTTCTTGGTAGGTGCCCCGCACCAGTTCGCAGTAACCCAGGAGGAGCTGAACGAGGCCAAGACAGACGGGCATATGGACATCAGCCGGGTACGGGAAGGCGCCATCTTGATCTGTCCGGTGAAGGTGCCTGGCGGCGGCGTGTACGTCGGCGATATGCACGCCTTGCAGGGGGACGGTGAGATTGCTGGCCATACGTGCGATGTGTCGGGGATCGTCACCTTACAGGTTCATGTCATCAAGGGGTTGAACATTGACGGCCCCATACTTTTACCGAATGAAGAGGACCTTCCGTATTTGGCGAAACCGTTGACCGAGGAGGAAAAGCGGTTGGCGCTGGAGGAGGGAAAGAAATGGGGTCTTACCGAGATCGAGGAGACGGCCCCGGTGTCCTTCGTTGGCACGGGCGAAAATCTGAACGTGGCGACTGACAACGCTCTTGAACGTGCCGCACGGCTTCTTGGCATGACGGTGCCCGAGGTCAAGAATCGGGCGACCATTACAGGATCCATCGAGATCGGGCGGCACCCAGGTGTGGTCACAGCGACATTCCTGGCTCCCGTCGACCGGCTAGAGAAGCTGGGGATTATGGATTACGTGCGGGAACAGTATCGCATATAG
- a CDS encoding nucleotidyltransferase family protein, with translation MGERYVDPRIHEHRDEILKVAAKYRAYNVRIFGSQARGDETAESDVDLLVDFEEPNLLDRIGMKQDLEALLGIRVDLLTEENLHPAFREQILAEAKPL, from the coding sequence ATGGGAGAAAGGTATGTGGACCCTCGCATACACGAACACAGAGACGAGATTCTGAAAGTCGCCGCCAAATACCGAGCCTACAATGTTCGCATCTTCGGCTCCCAAGCACGTGGGGACGAAACGGCCGAAAGTGATGTGGACCTCTTGGTCGACTTTGAGGAACCTAATTTGTTGGATCGGATTGGGATGAAACAGGATTTGGAGGCCTTACTTGGGATACGGGTGGACCTCTTGACCGAGGAGAACTTGCACCCGGCTTTTCGAGAACAGATTCTGGCCGAGGCGAAACCACTGTAA
- a CDS encoding 5'-nucleotidase: MPPTYLADVRTGHHALEHDVHLLVHCPLTSRHHKHLVFTLNSNLSLLSGLTLGQVYECFFLGGLEKTKVLKAFRPHIFFDDQDVHLEKAAQFVPVGKVLYTTDSPLGTVGNDGDASSESIDET; encoded by the coding sequence ATGCCGCCGACATACCTCGCTGATGTTCGCACCGGGCATCATGCCCTCGAGCACGATGTTCATCTTCTCGTCCACTGTCCACTTACGTCCCGGCATCATAAACACCTCGTCTTCACTCTAAATTCTAACCTCTCCCTTCTGTCTGGGTTGACTCTGGGGCAAGTATACGAGTGTTTCTTTTTGGGGGGGTTGGAGAAGACCAAGGTCCTAAAGGCGTTTCGTCCACACATTTTCTTCGATGATCAGGATGTTCACTTGGAGAAGGCAGCACAATTTGTACCAGTGGGGAAGGTGTTGTATACCACGGATTCTCCATTGGGTACAGTTGGGAATGATGGCGATGCGTCGTCGGAGAGTATAGACGAAACGTAA
- a CDS encoding transposase: MPGRKWTVDEKMNIVLEGMMPGANISEVCRRHGVAQSLYYRWREAFLAGGRAGLQSGPSTREQELEKELQEARAKIGELTMQVDVLRKKSNWGRK, from the coding sequence ATGCCGGGACGTAAGTGGACAGTGGACGAGAAGATGAACATCGTGCTCGAGGGCATGATGCCCGGTGCGAACATCAGCGAGGTATGTCGGCGGCATGGCGTGGCCCAGAGTCTGTATTACAGGTGGCGTGAAGCGTTCCTGGCTGGTGGACGGGCTGGACTTCAGTCCGGACCCTCTACGAGGGAGCAGGAGCTGGAGAAGGAGTTGCAGGAGGCTCGGGCTAAGATCGGTGAACTTACGATGCAGGTGGATGTGTTGCGAAAAAAATCGAATTGGGGCCGGAAGTAA
- a CDS encoding IS3 family transposase: MIAKALGLNRTYCYSLLKPPVPKPKRPPVDKDALVKQWIRKLCEEFPTYGYRRIQVMLRRRYNLRVNHKRVYRLMNEMELLVKSPRKGASRAKRRGKIPVTRSNEHFQCDMTKVWCGKDGWGYLFAVIDAYDRECVCQAKS, translated from the coding sequence GTGATTGCAAAAGCGTTAGGGCTGAACCGGACGTACTGTTACAGCTTGCTGAAGCCGCCTGTGCCAAAGCCGAAGCGGCCTCCTGTGGACAAGGACGCTCTGGTCAAACAGTGGATTCGGAAACTGTGCGAAGAATTCCCCACGTACGGATACCGGCGAATCCAAGTCATGCTGCGTCGCCGATACAACCTGCGGGTGAACCATAAGCGGGTGTATCGGCTGATGAATGAAATGGAGCTGCTGGTGAAATCTCCGAGGAAGGGCGCTTCACGAGCGAAACGGCGAGGGAAGATACCGGTCACCAGGTCCAACGAGCATTTCCAGTGCGACATGACGAAGGTGTGGTGTGGGAAAGACGGATGGGGATATCTGTTTGCCGTGATTGACGCTTATGACCGGGAGTGTGTTTGTCAAGCGAAAAGTTGA